CGGCTCGAACTGCGGCCTGTCCGTGGTTTCCTTTCCGTTTACCAGAGCAAGAAATTCCTGATCCGGCAAATCGAGGATTTCCACGAACACCGACAATTCTTCGTCGCTAAGATGCCGGAATTCGGTTTCCATGAACCGTTTGAGCACAATATCAAGCTCAAGCAGTCCCCGGCGCGTAAGGAAACGGATGCGCCGTTTGGCGGTTTCGTCAAATTGTGTCATAAATGAATCGGGTTTGAAACAGGTTATCGCGCTTCGTTATGGCTGCAATCGTTATTTTTACAGGCTGCCGACGCACAAAGCACAGGCAGCCTGTTGCAGGCTATACCGCCCGTTTCAGCATGATTTCTTTAATCTTGCCGATTGCCCGCGTCGGATTCAGATGTTTCGGACAGGCATCGACGCAGTTCA
The window above is part of the Neisseria bacilliformis genome. Proteins encoded here:
- a CDS encoding succinate dehydrogenase assembly factor 2 is translated as MTQFDETAKRRIRFLTRRGLLELDIVLKRFMETEFRHLSDEELSVFVEILDLPDQEFLALVNGKETTDRPQFEPLLDKIRRS